In one window of Bacteroidales bacterium DNA:
- a CDS encoding UDP-glucose/GDP-mannose dehydrogenase family protein, whose product MKVAIVGSGYVGLVTGTCFAEVGIDVICVDIDQKKIENLKNGIIPIYEPGLEEMVHRNMKKGRLNFTTSIAEALEDTEVLFSAVGTPPDEDGSADLQYVISVARDCGRNMKDYLLVVTKSTVPVGTAKKVKQAIQEELDKRGVSLDFDVASNPEFLKEGAAIDDFLKPDRIVVGLESERAEELMKSLYKPFTLNGHPVIFMDIVSAEMTKYAANSMLATKISFMNDIANLCEIVGADINMVRRGIGSDSRIGNKFIYPGIGYGGSCFPKDVKALIHTAADYNYNLRVLRAVEDVNYDQKSVLFNKVMKYFNGDIKGKTIGMWGLSFKPQTDDMREAPSLVLIEKFLEAGAHVKAYDPVAMHEAKRILGDTIEFNDDQYEALIDADCMVMVTEWPEFKFPNLNIIKKLLKQPLVFDGRNIYDAAEMKRKGFTYFCIGVDTEK is encoded by the coding sequence ATGAAAGTAGCAATCGTTGGAAGCGGATATGTCGGTCTGGTAACCGGAACCTGCTTTGCCGAAGTCGGTATTGATGTTATCTGTGTCGATATTGACCAGAAAAAAATTGAAAACCTGAAAAACGGTATCATTCCTATCTATGAACCTGGCCTTGAAGAAATGGTTCACAGGAATATGAAGAAGGGAAGGCTAAACTTCACCACCAGTATAGCCGAAGCCCTGGAAGATACAGAAGTGCTTTTCAGCGCAGTTGGAACACCCCCTGACGAAGACGGTAGTGCCGATCTTCAATATGTGATCAGTGTTGCAAGGGATTGCGGCCGCAATATGAAGGATTACCTGCTGGTGGTCACCAAGAGCACCGTTCCTGTTGGTACCGCTAAAAAAGTGAAACAAGCCATCCAGGAAGAACTGGATAAAAGAGGCGTTTCCCTCGACTTTGACGTTGCTTCCAATCCTGAATTCCTTAAAGAAGGTGCTGCTATCGACGACTTCCTGAAACCTGACCGTATTGTTGTCGGACTGGAATCAGAAAGAGCTGAAGAATTGATGAAGAGCCTTTATAAGCCTTTCACACTCAATGGACATCCTGTTATTTTCATGGATATCGTATCCGCCGAAATGACAAAATATGCCGCCAACTCTATGCTGGCCACCAAGATCAGCTTCATGAACGATATCGCAAATCTCTGCGAAATCGTGGGAGCTGATATCAACATGGTTCGCAGAGGGATCGGATCAGATTCCAGGATCGGGAATAAATTCATCTATCCGGGTATCGGATATGGCGGATCCTGTTTCCCAAAAGACGTGAAAGCCCTGATACATACTGCAGCTGATTATAATTATAACCTTAGGGTACTGAGGGCTGTGGAAGATGTAAACTATGACCAGAAAAGTGTTCTCTTCAACAAGGTCATGAAATACTTTAATGGCGACATCAAAGGCAAAACCATCGGAATGTGGGGATTATCGTTCAAACCACAGACAGATGACATGAGGGAAGCACCTTCGCTTGTCCTGATCGAGAAATTCCTCGAAGCAGGAGCACATGTTAAAGCCTATGATCCTGTGGCCATGCACGAAGCTAAAAGAATCCTTGGCGATACCATCGAATTTAACGACGACCAGTACGAAGCACTCATTGATGCAGATTGCATGGTGATGGTGACCGAATGGCCTGAATTTAAATTCCCCAATCTGAATATCATAAAGAAACTGCTGAAACAGCCTTTAGTATTTGATGGAAGAAACATCTACGATGCAGCTGAAATGAAAAGAAAAGGTTTTACCTACTTCTGCATTGGTGTCGACACTGAAAAATAA
- a CDS encoding TolC family protein, translated as MKLKLFTILLVGLAVSFQIRLYAQEKDKNTTLIEDFDIEIPPLSVLLDSACFTDPFLAYRDLDVEIMKGNLKSDKRYWMRNLGVTTDARYGTFDHLTSTTEYGETPIYVLQSSSEIRYGFGAYLKLPLIDVVNRRNTIKIGQMEVEKAEKMSQLQREQVRTQVIKGYNELILRLRLFKIKLKQLETAQINMQMAEKEFVNGIIPVSEYARLTEITIGTELNFEIAKMDVLNAKMALEEITGMEFKVNKKAPTTDESN; from the coding sequence ATGAAATTAAAGCTTTTTACAATATTGTTGGTAGGCCTGGCGGTAAGTTTTCAAATCAGATTGTACGCCCAGGAAAAGGATAAAAATACTACCCTGATTGAGGATTTCGATATTGAAATCCCTCCCTTAAGCGTTTTACTCGATTCAGCCTGTTTCACTGATCCCTTCCTCGCTTATCGCGACCTGGATGTGGAGATCATGAAAGGCAATCTCAAATCCGACAAAAGGTATTGGATGAGGAATCTTGGGGTTACTACCGATGCCAGGTATGGAACCTTCGACCATCTTACCTCTACCACAGAGTATGGGGAAACCCCAATTTATGTACTCCAGTCTTCTTCGGAAATTCGTTATGGTTTTGGTGCTTACCTGAAACTCCCTCTTATTGATGTAGTGAACAGGCGAAACACTATCAAAATCGGGCAAATGGAAGTGGAGAAAGCTGAAAAAATGTCACAGCTTCAAAGGGAACAGGTCCGGACACAAGTGATTAAAGGGTATAATGAACTCATTTTAAGATTAAGATTGTTTAAGATAAAGCTGAAGCAGCTTGAGACAGCCCAAATCAATATGCAGATGGCTGAAAAGGAATTCGTTAACGGGATTATTCCTGTTTCTGAGTATGCCAGGCTTACTGAAATAACCATCGGTACAGAACTGAACTTCGAAATTGCCAAAATGGATGTTCTTAATGCCAAGATGGCTCTTGAAGAAATAACCGGGATGGAATTTAAGGTTAACAAAAAAGCTCCGACAACCGATGAAAGTAATTGA
- a CDS encoding response regulator gives MRNTILIIDDEQSIRLLLENFLSKKYTIVCKSDGIQALEWLEGNLPDLIICDLQMPNMDGYLFIEKVRERGFTKHTPIIMLSGVENSKERIKCYRLGAQDFLAKPFNPEELMELIGKNLHPIHYAVKW, from the coding sequence ATGAGAAACACGATTCTGATCATTGATGACGAACAAAGTATCCGTCTATTACTGGAGAATTTTCTTTCGAAGAAATACACTATTGTTTGTAAAAGCGATGGCATACAAGCACTGGAATGGCTTGAAGGCAATCTTCCTGACCTGATTATCTGTGACCTGCAAATGCCCAATATGGATGGATACCTTTTCATTGAAAAAGTACGGGAGAGGGGATTTACAAAACATACACCGATTATCATGCTTTCGGGTGTTGAAAATAGTAAGGAAAGGATAAAATGTTACAGGCTTGGAGCACAGGATTTCCTGGCCAAGCCTTTCAATCCGGAAGAGTTAATGGAGTTGATCGGGAAGAATCTTCATCCCATTCATTATGCTGTAAAATGGTAA
- a CDS encoding LysM peptidoglycan-binding domain-containing protein, with protein sequence MKVIDLIRLIRKHFMILMITPLALSVAVIYLTRKPSFTFSSETTIYTGIASGGGIEMDKSFSYFANNTAFDNLINIIKSRETQQDVAIRLLAQHLMLDHYDPKYISKKSFIALKKSTPAYIYKLVVKNGHSQTIMPSQEVEPEVEAEVHQTDTTVLHASYHEVNPGETLYSLASRYGITVEELKEFNDLRGNQLEVGQVLRVSKRHGDQAENDSTTVVEPEEEVSPLLARDTFSVSSLTADNGWIQLPPHINKADYDQTVKNLIEYATTSDTNFIFKLLNFSHPHYSIKAISKITPLRIGSSDLVKVKYQADDPGICQQTLYFLTDACIRNYKLLKENRSDAVVKYFEYQVKQALGRLSMAEDKLLKFNEDNKIINYYEQSKAVAQVKENIEVDYYDQRIRLAGADAAIKRIEEKMGLQQQIQLNSAGIIEKRNDLSRVNERIAAIESVSIKDPINSQELSKLKKRAETLKEDIQRIVGNLYGLNNSPNGLPIASLLADWIKNVLIYEETKAGLLVLSERITEFQKQYSIYAPAGANLKRIEREINVSEQEFLELLHGLNLAKLKDQDAQLSSNLKAVDPPYFPLTPDPTKRKILIILAGMLGFIFVFAIILITEYFDNTLKNPKKAEKAINLKYAGMFPKIYLKTRKINFPFVTNRLLELIIQQVTLSKLESNRPETPHTILLYSPLSNEGKSVLARNLAFKLKKQGKKVLVLSFSRESLRENEMQQLEYPGITPEKSRSGYVKTKSRFSILGFLLGYPDTRVDYDSPFLKPATDLLDSEEYYDYAVNQEYYSVESYQDILRYNHIHLSFQPDFVIIEIPPIIYYPYPVGLVASVHTPLMVCRANRSWSHADREALENIMKFTSIEPRFLLNGVEFEVIETVMGDLPRKRSRLRRFLKNMVRFQLFSRYQP encoded by the coding sequence ATGAAAGTAATTGATCTGATCAGGCTGATACGGAAGCACTTCATGATTCTCATGATTACACCACTTGCATTGTCAGTGGCGGTGATTTACCTTACCCGGAAACCTTCCTTTACTTTTAGCTCCGAGACTACAATCTATACCGGTATCGCCAGTGGTGGTGGTATCGAAATGGACAAATCTTTCAGCTATTTTGCAAATAATACCGCCTTTGATAACCTGATCAATATTATCAAATCGCGTGAAACCCAGCAGGATGTTGCTATTCGGCTTCTGGCCCAGCACCTTATGCTCGATCATTACGATCCTAAATACATCTCCAAGAAGTCGTTCATAGCTTTGAAGAAGAGTACACCGGCATACATCTATAAACTGGTAGTTAAAAACGGGCATTCGCAAACTATAATGCCTTCTCAGGAAGTAGAACCGGAAGTAGAAGCAGAAGTGCATCAAACAGATACCACTGTTCTGCATGCTTCCTACCATGAGGTCAATCCCGGGGAAACCCTCTATTCACTGGCCAGCAGGTATGGCATTACCGTTGAAGAACTGAAAGAATTCAATGATCTCAGGGGAAATCAACTGGAAGTCGGACAGGTGCTCAGGGTATCTAAACGACATGGCGACCAGGCAGAAAACGATTCAACAACTGTTGTGGAACCTGAGGAGGAGGTTAGTCCTCTCCTGGCAAGGGATACCTTTTCAGTGAGTTCTTTAACTGCTGATAATGGATGGATTCAATTGCCTCCGCATATCAATAAGGCAGATTATGATCAGACCGTTAAAAACCTGATTGAATACGCTACCACCAGTGATACGAATTTCATTTTCAAACTGCTTAATTTCTCTCATCCGCACTATTCCATTAAAGCGATCTCTAAGATCACCCCCCTGCGTATAGGGAGTAGCGATCTTGTGAAAGTGAAATACCAGGCCGATGACCCCGGAATCTGTCAGCAGACCCTGTACTTTCTTACCGATGCCTGCATCAGGAATTACAAACTCCTGAAAGAAAACAGGTCAGACGCTGTAGTAAAATATTTTGAATACCAGGTGAAACAAGCACTTGGAAGGTTGAGTATGGCGGAAGATAAGCTGCTTAAATTCAACGAAGACAATAAGATTATCAACTACTATGAACAAAGTAAGGCCGTAGCCCAGGTGAAGGAGAATATTGAAGTGGATTACTACGACCAGCGGATCAGGCTTGCAGGTGCCGATGCAGCCATTAAAAGGATAGAAGAGAAAATGGGCTTGCAGCAGCAAATCCAGCTCAACAGTGCAGGAATCATCGAAAAGCGGAATGATCTGTCGAGGGTGAATGAGAGAATTGCAGCCATCGAATCTGTAAGTATTAAAGATCCCATAAATTCACAGGAACTTTCCAAATTAAAGAAAAGGGCTGAAACACTTAAGGAAGATATTCAACGCATTGTCGGGAACTTGTATGGATTGAATAATAGTCCGAATGGATTACCGATTGCCTCCCTGCTTGCCGATTGGATTAAAAATGTCCTCATCTATGAAGAGACTAAAGCAGGTCTGCTTGTTCTGAGTGAGCGAATTACAGAGTTTCAGAAGCAATATTCCATTTATGCGCCTGCAGGTGCCAACCTGAAACGCATCGAAAGGGAAATCAATGTTTCGGAGCAGGAGTTCCTCGAGTTATTGCATGGCTTGAACCTTGCGAAACTAAAGGATCAGGATGCCCAATTGTCATCGAACCTTAAGGCTGTTGACCCACCTTATTTCCCACTTACACCCGATCCAACCAAGCGCAAGATTCTCATCATTCTTGCCGGTATGCTCGGTTTCATCTTCGTATTTGCCATTATCCTCATAACAGAGTATTTCGACAATACCCTGAAAAACCCGAAGAAGGCTGAAAAAGCGATTAATCTTAAATATGCAGGGATGTTCCCCAAGATCTACCTGAAAACCCGGAAGATCAATTTCCCATTTGTCACAAACCGATTGCTTGAACTGATCATACAGCAGGTCACCCTGAGCAAACTGGAAAGCAACAGGCCGGAAACACCCCACACCATTCTTTTATACAGTCCGCTCAGCAACGAAGGGAAATCAGTACTGGCCAGAAACCTGGCATTCAAACTGAAGAAACAAGGGAAGAAAGTCCTGGTACTGAGTTTTTCAAGAGAGTCGTTACGTGAGAATGAAATGCAGCAGCTGGAGTACCCGGGAATAACACCTGAAAAATCCAGGTCAGGGTATGTTAAAACTAAAAGTCGTTTTTCAATTCTTGGCTTCCTGCTTGGCTATCCGGATACCCGGGTGGATTATGACAGTCCTTTCCTTAAGCCTGCTACTGATCTTCTTGATAGCGAAGAGTACTATGATTATGCAGTGAACCAGGAGTATTATTCTGTAGAAAGTTACCAGGATATCCTGCGGTATAATCATATCCATCTTTCCTTCCAACCTGATTTTGTAATCATTGAAATCCCGCCGATCATCTATTACCCATATCCTGTAGGGTTGGTTGCTTCAGTACATACACCTTTAATGGTGTGTCGTGCAAATCGTTCCTGGTCGCATGCTGACCGTGAAGCCCTTGAGAATATTATGAAATTCACCTCTATTGAACCCAGGTTCTTACTCAATGGGGTAGAATTTGAAGTGATAGAAACCGTAATGGGCGATCTTCCGAGAAAAAGGAGCAGGTTAAGAAGATTTCTTAAAAACATGGTTAGATTCCAGCTATTTTCGCGTTATCAACCATAG
- the lysS gene encoding lysine--tRNA ligase encodes MALELSEQELFRRNSLQELYKLGVDPYPAESYAVNATAKEILEHFQSDTSQYQEVSLAGRIMTRRIMGAASFVDLQDATGRIQLYIKRDDICLEEDKTLYNTIFKRLMDIGDIIGVTGYVFITQMGEISIHVKGLKLLSKSVKPLPIVKEAEGQTFDAVTDPEFKYRQRYVDLIVNPAVKDVFVKRTRMINIIRDFLNQQGALEVDTPVLQSIPGGAAARPFITHHNALDIPLYLRIANELYLKRLIVGGFDWVYEFSRDFRNEGMDRTHNPEFTILEFYVAYRDYFWMMEQTEQMLEKIALGLHGTTEIPVGDKTISFKAPFKRISIYDAIHEHTGFDISAMDETALRDVCSKLGIEADATMGKGKIVDAIFGEKAEHHYVQPTFIIDYPTEMSPLTKKHRSKAGLVERFELMINGKEIANAYSELNDPIDQRERFEDQIKLMERGDNEAMFIDYDFLRALEYGMPPTAGIGIGIDRLAMLMTNQASIQDVLFFPQMRPEKKIAVNLASDEDFMALGIPAEWVPVVRKAGFKSPEEVKAANPNKLLHELSGLRKKLKLEIPSLKLEEIQAWVNA; translated from the coding sequence ATGGCATTGGAACTCAGTGAACAGGAATTATTCAGACGCAATTCATTACAGGAACTTTATAAACTTGGGGTAGATCCCTATCCGGCAGAAAGTTACGCAGTTAATGCTACTGCTAAAGAGATACTCGAGCATTTCCAGTCAGATACTTCCCAATACCAGGAAGTGAGCCTGGCCGGAAGGATCATGACCCGCAGGATCATGGGAGCTGCTTCATTCGTGGATCTTCAGGATGCAACCGGACGAATCCAGCTTTACATCAAAAGGGATGACATCTGCCTTGAAGAAGATAAAACCCTTTATAATACCATCTTCAAGCGTTTGATGGATATAGGCGACATCATAGGTGTTACCGGTTATGTTTTCATCACCCAGATGGGGGAAATCTCCATTCATGTGAAAGGCCTGAAATTGCTGAGTAAATCAGTCAAACCACTGCCTATTGTAAAAGAGGCAGAAGGGCAGACATTTGATGCAGTCACTGATCCTGAATTCAAATACCGGCAGCGCTATGTTGACCTGATCGTTAATCCTGCGGTGAAGGATGTTTTTGTGAAGAGGACCCGCATGATCAATATTATCAGGGATTTCCTGAATCAGCAAGGAGCCCTGGAAGTGGATACCCCTGTACTCCAGAGTATTCCCGGTGGAGCCGCCGCCCGTCCCTTCATTACCCATCATAATGCATTGGATATCCCTTTATACCTTCGCATTGCCAATGAGTTATATCTCAAAAGGCTGATCGTGGGAGGCTTCGACTGGGTGTATGAATTCAGTCGTGATTTCAGGAATGAAGGCATGGACCGTACCCATAACCCGGAATTTACCATCCTGGAATTTTATGTTGCTTATCGTGATTATTTCTGGATGATGGAACAAACCGAGCAGATGCTGGAGAAAATAGCCCTCGGACTGCATGGAACTACCGAAATCCCTGTGGGTGACAAAACCATTAGCTTCAAGGCTCCTTTTAAACGTATTTCTATATACGACGCCATTCATGAGCATACCGGCTTCGACATTTCGGCCATGGATGAAACAGCTTTAAGGGATGTTTGCAGCAAACTGGGCATCGAAGCAGATGCTACTATGGGCAAAGGAAAGATTGTTGATGCCATTTTCGGTGAAAAGGCTGAGCATCATTATGTACAGCCCACCTTTATCATCGATTATCCAACTGAAATGAGCCCTCTTACCAAGAAACACAGGTCAAAGGCCGGATTGGTGGAGCGTTTCGAACTTATGATCAATGGGAAAGAGATTGCCAATGCTTATAGTGAGTTAAATGACCCGATTGATCAGCGTGAACGGTTCGAGGACCAGATCAAACTGATGGAAAGGGGTGATAATGAGGCCATGTTTATCGATTATGACTTCCTTCGTGCACTGGAATATGGTATGCCGCCAACAGCAGGTATTGGAATTGGAATCGACAGGCTTGCCATGCTCATGACCAACCAGGCTTCAATCCAGGATGTACTCTTTTTCCCCCAGATGCGTCCGGAAAAGAAAATTGCCGTTAACCTGGCATCTGATGAAGATTTTATGGCATTGGGAATACCCGCCGAATGGGTTCCTGTTGTAAGGAAAGCAGGCTTCAAATCACCTGAAGAGGTAAAAGCAGCAAATCCCAATAAATTACTTCATGAATTGAGTGGGCTGCGCAAGAAACTGAAACTGGAAATTCCTTCTTTAAAGTTGGAGGAAATTCAAGCCTGGGTGAATGCCTGA
- a CDS encoding SDR family oxidoreductase — protein sequence MIRKKVLVTGGAGFVGSHLCERLLNEGNEVVCLDNYFTGQKQNVVHLLDHPYFELIRHDVTMPFFIEVDEIYNLACPASPIHYQYNAIKTIKTSVMGAINMLGLAKRIRSKILQASTSEVYGDPHVHPQVESYWGNVNPIGERACYDEGKRAAETLFVNYHRQNNVRIKIIRIFNTYGPRMHPNDGRVVSNFIVQALKGNDITIYGDGSQTRSFQYVDDLVEGMIRMMGSREEFTGPVNIGNPGEFTILQLAEMVIRLTKSSSKIVRMPLPPDDPTQRRPDISLAKKELDWEPKVPLEQGLIKTIEYFDSII from the coding sequence ATGATCAGGAAAAAAGTATTGGTAACAGGAGGTGCAGGCTTTGTCGGTTCACACCTTTGCGAACGTTTGCTGAATGAAGGCAACGAGGTTGTTTGTCTCGACAACTATTTCACCGGGCAAAAGCAGAATGTGGTTCACCTGCTTGACCATCCTTATTTTGAACTGATCAGGCATGACGTGACGATGCCCTTTTTTATTGAAGTGGATGAAATCTACAACCTGGCTTGTCCGGCCTCCCCTATCCATTACCAGTATAATGCCATCAAGACCATCAAAACAAGTGTGATGGGTGCCATTAATATGCTGGGACTGGCTAAACGGATCCGCTCAAAGATATTACAAGCCTCTACCAGTGAGGTTTATGGTGACCCCCATGTGCATCCGCAGGTAGAAAGCTACTGGGGAAATGTAAACCCCATCGGGGAACGTGCCTGCTATGACGAAGGCAAACGTGCCGCAGAAACTTTATTTGTGAACTACCACCGGCAAAATAATGTCAGGATCAAAATCATCCGCATTTTTAATACTTATGGCCCCCGAATGCATCCCAACGATGGAAGGGTGGTATCCAATTTCATCGTGCAGGCACTGAAAGGCAACGACATTACTATTTATGGCGATGGCAGCCAAACCCGCAGTTTTCAGTATGTTGACGACCTGGTGGAAGGAATGATCAGGATGATGGGGTCAAGAGAAGAATTTACCGGCCCCGTAAATATTGGAAACCCCGGAGAATTTACCATTCTGCAACTGGCCGAAATGGTGATCCGGCTTACGAAATCCTCTTCCAAAATTGTGCGTATGCCTTTACCTCCCGATGATCCAACCCAGCGCCGACCGGATATCAGCCTGGCGAAAAAGGAACTGGACTGGGAACCCAAAGTCCCGCTTGAACAAGGACTGATCAAAACCATTGAATACTTCGATTCCATCATCTGA
- a CDS encoding sugar transferase, translating to METAIKILYLGSSIQSLRDLKADPRISIIHKVHTLEAFNYLQQNRLPDAVICDSALSGGDGLEFHSLLRKEPGFNRIPFILAAFEFKDELFRKAFTDRVDDFFVYPLPEPDQFISRIQFLIDFRKKAIPENPVREHKHVEYVMPTSKRLFDILVASFALVFLMPILLLVVLAIRLESRGKVYYTSKRVGREPFDFYKLRSMRVGADSELSKLAKDNNQYATASQQSDINFNLPCPRCTKLPNGDQCSPILHIGPHKICDYWYHFQKKEVAKSKSAFIKIVNDPRITKVGKVIRNTSIDELPQLINVIKGDMSIVGNRPLPVYEAEQLTQDDMSKRFLAPAGITGLWQVELRGRGGVMSEDERKRLDNEYADHFVNGNYSFWYDIKLILRTVPALFQKDTV from the coding sequence ATGGAAACGGCAATTAAAATTCTTTACCTTGGGAGTTCAATCCAGAGTCTTCGTGATCTCAAGGCTGATCCACGTATTTCGATCATTCATAAGGTCCATACGTTGGAAGCCTTCAATTACCTTCAGCAAAACCGACTGCCGGATGCTGTAATTTGCGATTCGGCTCTTTCAGGAGGTGATGGATTGGAATTTCATTCACTTTTGCGCAAAGAACCGGGATTTAACCGGATCCCATTTATCCTTGCAGCATTTGAATTCAAGGATGAATTATTCAGAAAGGCTTTTACCGATAGGGTAGACGACTTTTTTGTTTATCCCTTGCCTGAACCTGATCAATTTATCAGCAGGATTCAATTCCTGATTGATTTCCGTAAAAAGGCTATCCCTGAAAATCCTGTCAGGGAACATAAACATGTTGAATATGTTATGCCAACATCGAAAAGATTATTCGATATCCTGGTAGCTTCTTTTGCCCTTGTCTTTTTAATGCCCATCCTGCTTTTGGTTGTATTAGCTATCAGGCTCGAATCAAGAGGGAAAGTGTATTACACCTCCAAAAGAGTTGGCAGGGAACCTTTTGATTTTTATAAACTCCGTTCCATGCGCGTAGGTGCTGATTCTGAATTAAGCAAACTGGCGAAGGATAATAATCAATATGCCACTGCTTCCCAGCAGTCGGATATCAACTTCAATTTACCTTGTCCAAGGTGCACTAAATTACCTAATGGAGATCAGTGTTCACCCATTCTTCATATCGGTCCGCATAAGATTTGCGACTATTGGTATCATTTCCAGAAAAAGGAAGTGGCCAAGTCGAAGTCAGCATTCATCAAAATTGTGAATGACCCTCGAATTACCAAAGTTGGGAAAGTCATCAGGAATACCAGTATTGATGAGTTGCCACAGTTGATCAATGTCATTAAAGGTGATATGTCAATAGTAGGTAACCGGCCTCTCCCGGTATATGAAGCTGAACAACTTACCCAGGATGATATGTCGAAGAGGTTCCTGGCACCGGCAGGTATCACCGGTCTGTGGCAAGTAGAACTTCGTGGAAGAGGGGGTGTAATGTCAGAAGATGAACGTAAACGATTAGACAATGAATATGCAGATCACTTTGTAAATGGAAATTATTCTTTCTGGTATGATATAAAGCTGATACTTAGGACAGTGCCGGCATTGTTCCAGAAGGATACTGTTTAA
- the rfbD gene encoding dTDP-4-dehydrorhamnose reductase, with protein MNILVTGSKGQLGNEIREMAPLFPQYHFLFTDVEELDITDEAAVIQMFADAKPDFLINCAAYTAVDKAETDRETAFRINAKAPGILAGACNKTGCILIHISTDYVFDGKTWSPISENAPTNPVSAYAQSKFEGEENIRLNASKALIIRTSWLYSAFGNNFVKTIIKYGTERGKLNVVYDQTGTPTYAHDLAAAILQILPSLDQLQGTEIFHYSNEGVCSWYDFAVAIVRHTAIACRISPIETKDYPLPAVRPCYSVLNKEKIRNRFSIDIPYWEDSLLKCLVRLGYPDSSHS; from the coding sequence ATGAATATACTGGTTACCGGTTCCAAAGGACAGCTTGGCAATGAAATAAGGGAGATGGCTCCCCTCTTTCCTCAGTATCATTTCCTGTTTACCGATGTGGAAGAACTTGATATTACTGATGAAGCAGCTGTAATTCAGATGTTTGCCGATGCCAAACCGGACTTCCTGATAAATTGTGCGGCATATACGGCAGTTGATAAAGCTGAAACAGACAGGGAGACCGCCTTCAGGATCAATGCTAAAGCCCCGGGAATCCTGGCTGGTGCATGCAACAAAACAGGTTGCATCCTCATTCATATTTCAACTGATTATGTGTTCGATGGCAAAACATGGAGCCCTATTTCAGAAAATGCACCCACAAATCCTGTTTCAGCTTATGCCCAAAGTAAATTTGAAGGAGAAGAAAATATACGGTTAAATGCTTCCAAAGCCCTGATCATCAGAACTTCCTGGCTTTATTCAGCCTTTGGGAACAACTTCGTGAAAACGATCATAAAATATGGCACTGAACGAGGGAAGCTGAATGTGGTTTATGACCAGACCGGCACCCCTACCTATGCCCATGACCTAGCAGCGGCTATCCTGCAGATCCTCCCATCACTGGATCAACTCCAGGGTACTGAGATTTTTCATTACTCCAATGAAGGGGTATGCAGCTGGTATGATTTTGCAGTAGCTATCGTAAGACACACCGCGATTGCATGCCGGATTTCACCTATTGAAACCAAAGATTACCCACTTCCCGCAGTAAGGCCCTGCTATTCAGTTCTTAATAAGGAGAAAATCAGGAACAGGTTTTCAATTGATATCCCTTACTGGGAAGATAGCCTGTTGAAATGCCTCGTTCGACTGGGATATCCTGACTCATCACATTCATAG
- a CDS encoding Hpt domain-containing protein: MIDKEAFKENMKYFDKEIVLQVIDIFLDGYKDRLTNLQTNIKDIDFHGIDNNAHSLKGEVAYMSQELAEMARKLEYKGKEQDSEGLQELFESLEKGCAEFSVELSEMRSEFV, from the coding sequence ATGATTGACAAGGAAGCTTTCAAGGAAAACATGAAGTACTTTGATAAGGAAATCGTACTTCAAGTCATAGATATATTTCTCGATGGATACAAAGATCGGTTAACGAATCTGCAAACGAATATAAAAGATATTGATTTTCATGGCATTGACAATAATGCTCATAGTCTGAAAGGGGAAGTAGCCTATATGTCGCAGGAACTGGCAGAAATGGCCAGGAAGCTTGAGTACAAAGGAAAAGAGCAGGACAGCGAAGGCCTGCAGGAATTGTTTGAATCACTCGAAAAAGGATGTGCAGAGTTCTCTGTTGAGCTCAGTGAGATGCGATCAGAATTCGTTTAA
- a CDS encoding helix-turn-helix transcriptional regulator, whose product MKKDEIKKARSFDELLDIKYGKIGTTLRDDFEANANYFVICEMLKEARKEAKITQEQLAERIGTKKSYISRLENGKADIQLSTLFKIFEIGLGRKIQLTIL is encoded by the coding sequence ATGAAAAAAGACGAAATAAAAAAAGCCAGATCATTTGATGAACTGCTTGATATAAAATATGGTAAAATTGGAACTACTCTTAGAGATGATTTTGAGGCTAATGCAAATTATTTTGTAATCTGCGAAATGCTAAAAGAAGCAAGAAAGGAAGCTAAGATCACTCAGGAACAATTAGCAGAAAGAATTGGTACTAAGAAAAGTTATATATCCAGGTTAGAAAATGGGAAAGCTGATATCCAGTTATCAACTCTATTTAAAATCTTTGAAATCGGGCTAGGAAGAAAAATTCAGTTAACTATCCTGTGA